From the Nodularia sp. NIES-3585 genome, one window contains:
- a CDS encoding DUF2103 domain-containing protein: MGKPAKDASGKDGRLVWNHSTHLSGLIPILERLCQQDGIQTVTPGVLGRAKGHCPKMQLRVSVPIRGGYKVIARQGKTVQEVFILTTLDQDKFEDTIAIAMKIKSAS, translated from the coding sequence ATGGGCAAACCCGCAAAAGACGCTTCTGGCAAAGATGGCAGATTAGTCTGGAATCACTCAACTCATCTTTCTGGTCTCATCCCAATTTTGGAACGTCTGTGTCAGCAGGATGGGATTCAAACTGTCACCCCAGGGGTTTTAGGGCGGGCTAAAGGCCATTGTCCAAAAATGCAACTGCGTGTATCTGTACCTATTCGAGGTGGTTATAAAGTCATAGCGCGTCAGGGTAAGACAGTACAAGAGGTTTTTATCCTGACCACTTTAGATCAGGATAAGTTTGAAGATACGATTGCGATCGCCATGAAAATTAAATCAGCCTCATAG
- the clpS gene encoding ATP-dependent Clp protease adapter ClpS: MVTRLSAAVYGAGTAPTVAPGKTTQVIRKTYPNYKVIVLNDDFNTFQHVSECLLKYIPGMTGDLAWDLTNQIHYEGQAVVWVGPQEMAELYHQQLRRAGLTMAPLEAA; the protein is encoded by the coding sequence ATGGTTACAAGACTTTCAGCAGCTGTATACGGAGCGGGTACAGCACCAACTGTAGCTCCTGGAAAGACTACTCAAGTTATCCGCAAGACTTATCCGAATTACAAAGTGATTGTTTTAAACGATGACTTTAATACTTTTCAGCACGTATCTGAGTGTTTGCTGAAGTATATTCCGGGAATGACAGGTGATTTAGCTTGGGATTTGACCAATCAGATACATTATGAAGGGCAAGCTGTTGTCTGGGTAGGTCCCCAAGAAATGGCGGAACTGTATCATCAACAACTACGTCGAGCAGGTTTAACAATGGCACCTTTAGAAGCGGCTTAA
- a CDS encoding response regulator: protein MNLKFQKPFLDVPMNISWLKNRKLGTSVAQVESNEEGKQKGSLTQQTLIKTAVSIGIVIIASTGMGYFQVISRVTEHSLAQLDEYVKLRAQRERAIFTLAEDNHVLLKQALEGRLKALGDRDPKAEFEQLFVEYKDGTLRNRPELFTVDENPGVFLGKNVKIDADMRRRVIAYYDILSAYGPAWSNRFANSYTQIPENGMVMYMHEYPWALMAPSRESFLVTDDESFQITRPVYNPERKTVWTGIYYDQVAAAWMASCVTPLDINGRHIATLGHDILIGELRDRTINDALKGTYNIIFRKDGRLVAHPDLMEDIKRTNGKFSIQQSGYSHLQEIFRLATNTPGNQVINNAKYDEYLAVTTIDEPDWYLVTVFPKSLLAQEAFNTAQLILLLGLSALVVEITITFLILHYQIAAPLNKLMVATESISAGNLDIEVNVQCPNELGRLGYLFNKMSLKLRESFADLARTNEKLEIRVEERTTELKTAKEAADQANTAKSEFLANMSHELRTPLNGILGYTQILYRSKTLSEKDQKSISIISQCASHLLTLINDILDISKIEARKMELHSIDFHFPAFLQGVVEICRIKAEQKDIEFIYQPDAELPEAVYADDKRLRQVLINVLGNAIKFTDQGKVVFSVKLQNMISSQLQESSTYQIRFLIEDSGIGIAHDQIEKVFLPFEQVGDFKKQSEGTGLGLAISQKIINMMDSTLEVQSQIGKGSRFWFDLKLAKSHDWKKTSFVSQQGNIIGFTGKTRKVLVVDDHWENRSFIVNFLQPLGFEMQEAEDGEQGLEKAMNFQPDLLITDISMPVMDGYEMVKNLRQLSLFKNIPIFVSSASVFESDKHQSLEIGANEFLPKPVQVDTLLQALHFHLQLEWIYEEVVEKVKNSNQTKSETTTAEIVPPSKEDLILIYELSRKGLLNDLLQELARIENLNNAFSPFTQKLTQFAKSFQIKQIKLFLEKYL from the coding sequence GTGAATTTAAAATTTCAAAAACCATTTTTGGATGTCCCCATGAATATAAGTTGGCTGAAAAATAGAAAATTGGGTACATCTGTAGCCCAGGTTGAAAGTAATGAAGAAGGCAAGCAGAAAGGATCACTGACGCAACAAACGCTGATCAAAACAGCAGTTAGCATCGGCATAGTTATTATTGCGTCAACTGGAATGGGTTACTTTCAAGTGATTTCACGAGTCACAGAACATTCATTAGCACAACTTGATGAATACGTAAAACTACGAGCGCAGCGTGAGAGAGCAATATTTACGTTAGCTGAAGATAATCATGTCTTGCTGAAGCAAGCATTGGAAGGGCGGCTCAAAGCACTAGGCGATCGCGATCCCAAAGCTGAGTTTGAGCAGTTGTTTGTAGAATACAAAGATGGTACCCTTCGCAACCGTCCCGAACTCTTTACAGTTGACGAAAATCCAGGTGTTTTTCTGGGTAAAAATGTCAAAATTGATGCCGATATGCGACGGCGAGTCATAGCTTATTACGATATCCTCAGTGCTTACGGCCCTGCATGGAGCAATCGCTTTGCCAACAGCTATACGCAAATTCCAGAGAATGGAATGGTGATGTATATGCACGAGTATCCCTGGGCATTGATGGCCCCCTCTAGAGAGTCTTTTCTCGTCACCGATGATGAGTCCTTTCAAATTACCCGACCAGTTTATAATCCTGAGCGTAAAACTGTCTGGACAGGAATTTATTATGACCAAGTTGCTGCTGCTTGGATGGCATCTTGTGTCACGCCTTTGGATATAAATGGTAGGCATATCGCTACACTTGGACACGACATTCTCATTGGTGAGTTGCGCGATCGTACTATTAATGATGCTCTCAAAGGCACATACAACATAATCTTTAGAAAAGATGGGCGTTTAGTCGCCCATCCTGATCTGATGGAAGATATTAAACGAACAAACGGTAAATTTTCCATTCAGCAATCGGGATACTCTCATTTGCAAGAGATTTTTCGGTTAGCGACTAATACACCAGGAAACCAGGTAATTAATAATGCCAAATATGACGAATACTTAGCTGTGACAACAATTGATGAACCAGATTGGTATCTAGTTACAGTTTTTCCCAAATCTCTGTTAGCTCAAGAAGCCTTTAATACGGCGCAACTAATTCTACTATTAGGACTCAGCGCGCTTGTAGTAGAAATTACTATTACATTCTTGATTTTACATTATCAAATAGCTGCTCCACTTAATAAACTAATGGTAGCAACTGAGAGTATTTCTGCTGGTAATCTAGATATTGAAGTGAACGTACAATGCCCAAATGAACTAGGTCGTTTGGGATATTTATTTAACAAAATGTCTCTGAAACTACGAGAATCTTTTGCTGACCTAGCTAGAACCAATGAGAAACTCGAAATTAGAGTTGAAGAACGTACTACGGAACTGAAGACAGCCAAGGAGGCAGCTGATCAGGCAAACACAGCCAAAAGTGAGTTTCTAGCCAATATGAGTCATGAATTACGTACTCCTCTCAATGGAATTTTGGGATATACTCAAATTCTTTATCGCTCCAAAACCTTATCAGAGAAAGATCAAAAAAGCATTAGTATTATTAGTCAATGTGCATCCCATCTTCTCACGTTGATCAATGATATTTTGGATATTTCTAAAATTGAAGCTCGGAAGATGGAATTACATTCTATAGATTTCCATTTCCCAGCTTTCTTGCAAGGAGTTGTTGAAATCTGTCGCATTAAAGCTGAACAAAAAGACATTGAATTTATTTATCAACCGGATGCCGAGCTTCCAGAGGCTGTTTATGCTGATGATAAAAGGTTGCGTCAGGTACTAATTAATGTACTGGGTAATGCCATCAAATTCACAGATCAAGGAAAAGTAGTCTTCTCTGTGAAACTTCAGAATATGATTAGTTCTCAATTACAGGAAAGTTCGACTTACCAAATTCGGTTTTTAATTGAGGACAGCGGTATTGGAATTGCTCACGATCAGATTGAAAAGGTATTTCTGCCATTTGAACAAGTTGGAGATTTTAAAAAGCAATCAGAAGGCACCGGCTTAGGTTTAGCAATTAGCCAAAAAATTATCAATATGATGGATAGTACTCTAGAAGTACAGAGTCAAATTGGAAAGGGTAGCAGATTTTGGTTTGATCTGAAATTAGCAAAATCCCACGATTGGAAAAAAACATCATTTGTTTCTCAGCAAGGCAATATTATTGGTTTTACAGGTAAAACCAGAAAAGTTTTAGTTGTTGACGATCACTGGGAAAATCGCTCATTTATTGTTAATTTCTTGCAGCCTCTTGGCTTTGAAATGCAGGAAGCAGAGGATGGTGAACAAGGATTAGAAAAAGCCATGAACTTTCAGCCAGATTTGCTCATAACTGATATTTCGATGCCAGTCATGGATGGTTATGAGATGGTCAAAAATCTGCGTCAATTATCATTATTTAAAAATATCCCCATTTTTGTGTCCTCAGCCAGCGTATTTGAATCGGACAAGCATCAGAGCTTAGAGATTGGAGCTAATGAATTTTTACCAAAACCTGTACAGGTTGATACTTTATTACAAGCATTGCACTTCCATCTGCAACTAGAGTGGATATACGAGGAAGTTGTAGAGAAGGTGAAGAATAGCAATCAGACAAAATCTGAGACAACAACTGCTGAAATCGTACCACCATCTAAAGAAGACCTTATTTTAATTTATGAGTTAAGTCGTAAAGGTTTGCTTAACGATTTACTGCAAGAACTAGCAAGAATTGAAAATTTAAATAATGCGTTTTCTCCATTTACTCAAAAACTCACTCAATTTGCTAAGAGCTTCCAAATTAAACAGATAAAGCTTTTTTTAGAAAAATATTTGTAA